The following is a genomic window from Candidatus Methylomirabilota bacterium.
CCCTTGCGCGCGTCGGTGTAGAGCACCGGGAACTCGAGCTGCTCCACCGCCGCGTCCAGGTCGATGAAGAGGTCGTAGACCTCGTCCAGCACCTCGGCGGCGCGGGCGTCCTGGCGGTCGATCTTGTTGATGACCACCACCGGGGTGAGGCCGGCCTCGAGCGCCTTCTTCAGCACGAAGCGGGTCTGGGGCAGGGGGCCTTCGGCCGCGTCCACCAGCAGCAGCACGCCGTCCACCAGGGTCAGCGTCCGCTCCACCTCCCCGCCGAAGTCGGCGTGGCCGGGCGTGTCCACGATGTTGATCTTGACGCCCTGGTAGTGGATGGCCGTGTTCTTGGCCATGATCGTGATGCCCTTCTCCCGCTCCAGGTCGATCGAGTCCATGACCCGCTCGACCACGTGCTCGTTGGCGCGGAAGATACCGGACTGCCAGAGCATGGCGTCCACGAGGGTGGTCTTCCCGTGGTCGACGTGGGCGATGA
Proteins encoded in this region:
- a CDS encoding GTP-binding protein, translating into MQERKDIRNVAIIAHVDHGKTTLVDAMLWQSGIFRANEHVVERVMDSIDLEREKGITIMAKNTAIHYQGVKINIVDTPGHADFGGEVERTLTLVDGVLLLVDAAEGPLPQTRFVLKKALEAGLTPVVVINKIDRQDARAAEVLDEVYDLFIDLDAAVEQLEFPVLYTDARKG